The Xanthobacter flavus genome includes a window with the following:
- the pdhA gene encoding pyruvate dehydrogenase (acetyl-transferring) E1 component subunit alpha, with product MPMAAKKTSPRTAVPSGPVPFTKEQDLEAYREMLLIRRFEEKAGQMYGMGLIGGFCHLYIGQEAVVVGMQMAMKPGDQVITGYRDHGHMLSTGMDPKGVMAELTGRRGGLSKGKGGSMHMFSIEKQFFGGHGIVGAQVSLGTGLAFADRYRENGNVSVTYFGDGAANQGQVYESFNMAELWKLPVVYVIENNKYAMGTSVSRASAQQDFSKRGTSFNIPGEQVDGMDVQAVKAAGERALAFAREGNGPYILEMQTYRYRGHSMSDPAKYRSKEEVQKMRTEHDPIEQVRARLLDGHKVTEDDLKKIDAEVREIVNAAADFASNDPEPDISELYTDILR from the coding sequence ATGCCGATGGCCGCCAAGAAGACTTCCCCCCGGACCGCCGTGCCGTCCGGCCCGGTACCTTTCACCAAGGAACAGGACCTCGAAGCCTACCGCGAGATGCTGCTCATCCGCCGCTTCGAGGAGAAGGCCGGCCAGATGTACGGCATGGGCCTCATCGGGGGTTTCTGCCACCTCTACATCGGCCAGGAGGCCGTGGTGGTTGGCATGCAGATGGCGATGAAGCCGGGCGATCAAGTCATCACCGGCTATCGCGACCACGGCCACATGCTCTCCACCGGCATGGACCCCAAGGGTGTCATGGCCGAGCTGACCGGGCGCCGCGGCGGCCTCTCCAAGGGCAAGGGCGGCTCGATGCACATGTTCAGCATCGAGAAGCAGTTCTTCGGCGGCCATGGCATCGTCGGCGCGCAGGTGTCGCTCGGCACCGGCCTCGCCTTTGCGGACAGGTATCGCGAGAACGGCAACGTCTCGGTCACCTATTTCGGCGACGGAGCGGCCAACCAGGGCCAGGTCTACGAGAGCTTCAACATGGCCGAGCTGTGGAAGCTCCCGGTCGTGTACGTGATCGAGAACAACAAGTACGCCATGGGCACCTCGGTGTCCCGGGCCTCCGCGCAGCAGGATTTCTCCAAGCGCGGCACCTCCTTCAACATCCCCGGCGAGCAGGTGGATGGCATGGACGTGCAGGCGGTGAAGGCGGCCGGCGAGCGGGCACTCGCCTTCGCCCGCGAGGGCAATGGCCCCTACATCCTCGAGATGCAGACCTACCGCTATCGCGGCCACTCCATGTCGGACCCGGCGAAATACCGGTCCAAGGAGGAGGTGCAGAAGATGCGGACGGAGCACGATCCCATCGAGCAGGTCCGCGCCCGTCTCCTCGACGGACACAAGGTGACCGAGGACGATCTCAAGAAGATCGACGCCGAGGTCCGCGAGATCGTCAACGCCGCGGCAGATTTCGCCAGCAACGATCCGGAGCCCGATATCAGCGAGCTCTACACGGACATCCTGCGCTGA
- a CDS encoding pyruvate dehydrogenase complex E1 component subunit beta yields the protein MAIEILMPALSPTMEKGNLTKWVKKEGDTVKSGDVLAEIETDKATMEVEAVDEGILGKILVPEGAQDVAVNTPIATILAEGEDASATPAPAASAKAAESAPSPAAAAAPVAPVTPAPSAVASPPQVSAQPDPEVPPGTEFVTQTVREALRDAMAEEMRRDGDVFVMGEEVAEYQGAYKITQGLLQEFGARRVIDTPITEHGFAGVGVGAAMAGLKPIVEFMTFNFAMQAIDHIINSAAKTLYMSGGQVQCSIVFRGPNGAAARVAAQHSQDYTAWYSQIPGLKVIAPYSAADAKGLLKAAIRDPNPVIFLENEILYGHSFEVPKLDDYVLPIGKARIARAGKDVTLVSFAIGMTYALKAAEELAKQGIDAEVIDLRTIRPMDVDAIVASVKKTGRCVTVEEGWPQSGIGAEIAAQLMDKAFDYLDAPVLRVTGKDVPMPYAANLEKLALPSVAEVIEAVRAVTYK from the coding sequence ATGGCCATCGAAATCCTCATGCCGGCCCTGTCTCCCACCATGGAGAAGGGCAATCTCACCAAGTGGGTGAAAAAGGAAGGCGACACGGTCAAGTCGGGCGACGTGCTCGCCGAGATCGAGACCGACAAGGCCACCATGGAGGTGGAGGCCGTCGACGAGGGCATCCTCGGCAAGATTCTTGTGCCGGAAGGCGCGCAGGACGTGGCGGTGAACACGCCCATCGCCACGATCCTGGCCGAGGGCGAGGATGCGAGCGCGACGCCGGCGCCTGCCGCCTCCGCCAAGGCCGCCGAGAGCGCGCCGTCTCCCGCCGCTGCTGCGGCTCCGGTCGCGCCCGTCACACCCGCGCCCTCCGCCGTCGCGTCCCCGCCGCAGGTGAGCGCCCAGCCCGATCCGGAAGTGCCGCCCGGCACCGAATTCGTCACGCAGACGGTCCGCGAGGCCCTGCGTGACGCCATGGCGGAGGAGATGCGCCGCGACGGCGACGTCTTCGTCATGGGCGAGGAAGTGGCCGAGTATCAGGGTGCCTACAAGATCACTCAGGGCCTGCTGCAGGAATTCGGCGCCCGCCGCGTGATCGACACCCCGATCACCGAGCACGGCTTTGCCGGTGTCGGCGTCGGCGCGGCCATGGCGGGACTGAAGCCCATCGTGGAGTTCATGACGTTCAACTTCGCCATGCAGGCGATTGACCATATCATCAACTCCGCCGCCAAGACGCTCTACATGTCGGGCGGTCAGGTGCAGTGCTCCATCGTCTTCCGCGGCCCGAACGGTGCGGCGGCGCGCGTTGCCGCCCAGCACAGCCAGGACTACACGGCCTGGTACAGCCAGATTCCCGGCCTCAAGGTCATCGCGCCTTATTCCGCGGCCGATGCCAAGGGCCTGCTCAAGGCCGCCATCCGCGACCCGAACCCCGTGATTTTCCTTGAGAACGAGATCCTGTACGGCCACTCGTTCGAGGTGCCGAAGCTGGATGATTACGTCCTGCCTATCGGCAAGGCGCGGATCGCGCGGGCGGGCAAGGACGTGACGCTGGTCTCCTTCGCCATCGGCATGACCTATGCCCTCAAGGCGGCTGAGGAACTCGCCAAGCAAGGCATCGACGCCGAGGTCATCGACCTGCGGACCATCCGCCCAATGGACGTGGACGCCATCGTCGCCTCGGTGAAGAAGACCGGCCGCTGCGTCACGGTGGAAGAGGGCTGGCCGCAGTCCGGCATCGGTGCCGAGATCGCCGCCCAGTTGATGGACAAGGCGTTTGATTACCTTGACGCGCCGGTTCTGCGCGTGACGGGCAAGGACGTACCGATGCCCTACGCCGCCAACCTCGAGAAGCTTGCCCTGCCGTCGGTCGCCGAGGTGATCGAAGCTGTGCGCGCCGTCACCTATAAGTGA
- a CDS encoding pyruvate dehydrogenase complex dihydrolipoamide acetyltransferase, with translation MPIEILMPALSPTMEKGNLAKWLKKEGDKVKSGDVLAEIETDKATMEVESIDEGVLAKILVPEGSQDVPVNQLIAILAGEGEDVATAAAGKGAAAPAPAAAPAPAAAAPAVSPAPAAAPAPVAAAPAPASNGQGGRVFASPLARRIAKDKGIDLGSLSGSGPHGRIVARDLDGAQPGAKPAAAPAPAAAAASAPAAAAPAPKAAAALTGPTADQVKAMFEAGTYEEVQLDGMRKTIARRLVESEQLTPHFYLTVDCDLDDLMALREQVNANASKDKDGKPSYRVSVNDFIIKALALALQKVPAANAVWAEDRILRMKHSDVGVAVAIDGGLYAPIVKKAEQKTLSTISNEMRDLAGRARTKKLKPEEYTGGSTSVSNLGMMGMRNFTAIINAPQSSILAVGASEQRAVVKGGEVKVVTQMTVTMTCDHRVMDGALGAELLSAFKGFIEKPMAMLV, from the coding sequence ATGCCCATCGAGATCCTGATGCCGGCCCTGTCTCCCACCATGGAGAAGGGCAACCTCGCCAAGTGGCTCAAGAAGGAAGGCGATAAGGTCAAGTCCGGCGATGTGCTCGCCGAGATCGAGACCGACAAGGCCACCATGGAAGTCGAGTCCATCGACGAGGGTGTGCTCGCCAAGATCCTGGTGCCGGAAGGCTCGCAGGACGTGCCGGTGAACCAGCTCATCGCCATCCTCGCCGGCGAGGGTGAGGACGTGGCGACAGCTGCCGCCGGCAAGGGCGCGGCCGCTCCGGCCCCCGCCGCTGCTCCCGCGCCTGCCGCTGCTGCTCCGGCTGTGAGCCCGGCCCCTGCTGCCGCTCCCGCCCCTGTGGCGGCTGCTCCGGCTCCGGCGTCGAACGGGCAGGGGGGGCGCGTGTTCGCCTCGCCGCTCGCCCGCCGGATCGCCAAGGACAAGGGCATCGACCTCGGCAGCCTCTCGGGCTCCGGTCCGCATGGGCGCATCGTCGCCCGCGACCTCGACGGCGCCCAGCCCGGCGCGAAGCCGGCGGCGGCCCCCGCTCCGGCGGCAGCCGCAGCTTCGGCCCCCGCCGCTGCGGCTCCTGCGCCCAAGGCCGCGGCCGCTCTCACCGGTCCCACGGCGGACCAGGTGAAGGCCATGTTCGAGGCCGGAACGTATGAGGAAGTCCAGCTCGACGGCATGCGCAAGACGATCGCACGCCGTCTGGTGGAGAGCGAGCAGCTCACCCCGCACTTCTACCTGACGGTGGATTGCGACCTCGACGACCTCATGGCCCTGCGTGAGCAGGTCAATGCCAATGCGTCGAAGGACAAGGACGGCAAGCCCTCCTACCGCGTCTCGGTCAACGACTTCATCATCAAGGCGCTGGCGCTCGCGCTCCAGAAGGTGCCGGCGGCCAATGCCGTGTGGGCCGAGGACCGCATCCTGCGCATGAAGCATTCGGACGTGGGCGTCGCCGTCGCCATCGACGGCGGCCTCTACGCGCCCATCGTGAAGAAGGCCGAGCAGAAGACCCTCTCCACCATCTCCAACGAGATGCGCGACCTCGCCGGCCGCGCTCGCACCAAGAAGCTGAAGCCGGAGGAATACACCGGCGGATCCACCTCCGTGTCGAACCTCGGCATGATGGGGATGCGCAACTTCACCGCCATCATCAACGCCCCGCAGTCCTCCATCCTCGCGGTGGGCGCCTCGGAGCAGCGGGCGGTGGTGAAGGGCGGCGAGGTGAAGGTCGTCACCCAGATGACCGTCACCATGACCTGCGATCACCGGGTGATGGACGGCGCGCTCGGCGCCGAACTCCTCAGCGCGTTCAAGGGCTTCATCGAGAAGCCCATGGCGATGCTGGTGTGA